Proteins encoded in a region of the Tachyglossus aculeatus isolate mTacAcu1 chromosome 11, mTacAcu1.pri, whole genome shotgun sequence genome:
- the RPL13 gene encoding 60S ribosomal protein L13 codes for MAPSRNGMILKPHFHKDWQRRVATWFNQPARKIRRRKARQAKARRIAPRPASGPIRPIVRCPTVRYHTKVRAGRGFSLEELKMAGIHKKVARTIGISVDPRRRNKSTESLQANVQRLKEYRSKLILFPRKPSAPKKGDSSAEELKMATQLRGPVMPIRNVYKREKARVITADEKKFKAFASLRMARANARLFGIRAKRAKEAAEQDVEKKK; via the exons ATGGCGCCCAGCCGAAATGGCATGATCTTGAAGCCCCATTTCCACAAAGATTGGCAAAGGAGAGTTGCCACGTGGTTCAACCAGCCCGCCAGGAAAATCCGCAG ACGAAAGGCTCGCCAGGCGAAGGCCCGTCGCATTGCCCCTCGCCCAGCATCTGGGCCCATCCGACCCATCGTTCGATGTCCCACCGTTCGATACCACACTAAAGTTCGGGCTGGGAGAGGATTCAGTCTGGAGGAGCTGAAG ATGGCTGGGATCCATAAGAAAGTGGCTCGTACCATTGGTATCTCTGTGGATCCCAGGAGACGGAATAAGTCTACAGAATCCCTCCAGGCCAACGTGCAGCGGCTGAAGGAGTACCGCTCCAAACTCATCCTCTTCCCGAGGAAACCTTCTGCGCCCAAGAAGGGAGACAGTTCT gCTGAAGAACTTAAGATGGCCACCCAACTTAGGGGACCAGTCATGCCCATCAGGAAT GTGTACAAGAGAGAGAAGGCTCGGGTCATTACAGCAGACGAGAAGAAGTTCAAGGCATTTGCAAGCCTCCGTATGGCTCGGGCCAATGCCCGTCTCTTCGGTATCCGGGCAAAAAGAGCCAAGGAAGCTGCAGAGCAGGATGTGGAGAAGAAAAAATAA